The Pseudomonas fluorescens genome includes a window with the following:
- the tagQ gene encoding type VI secretion system-associated lipoprotein TagQ, which yields MLFSRKPFASVSKRHLLMVAVGFSTVLTGCATSPTSKVASSTKVEYYPNCYEPVQHLRSTEGNMTKSVVTGAAVGAVGGALLGVLTADKEDRGRNAAIGAAGGALAGGAAGYYTERQKQIADDNQRIASYAADVNKSVSDIDRSTAYAKTSQQCYQNAFSKLVADRKAKTVNDTEGRKRLAEIVAGLKESNDLIVAVNGKASEDLNNYTQAYEKDLQQVGVQRTDVVTVATADTTPVVAQTTNKKKNKIVQPAKKKDLPVVPKEAVTTEKTLQTAKAKQDESKQVASAGTTQVNSMCKNPDLGDWAPVPCPNV from the coding sequence ATGCTTTTCTCCCGTAAACCATTTGCTTCGGTTTCCAAGCGTCACTTGCTGATGGTCGCTGTCGGCTTCAGCACCGTACTGACCGGCTGCGCCACGTCGCCGACTTCCAAAGTCGCCTCGAGCACCAAGGTCGAGTACTACCCGAACTGCTACGAGCCGGTGCAGCACTTGCGCTCTACCGAAGGCAACATGACCAAGTCCGTGGTTACCGGTGCGGCTGTTGGCGCGGTCGGCGGTGCACTGCTGGGCGTTTTGACCGCCGATAAGGAAGACCGTGGCCGCAACGCCGCCATCGGTGCCGCGGGCGGCGCCCTGGCCGGTGGTGCTGCCGGTTACTACACCGAGCGCCAGAAGCAGATCGCCGATGACAACCAGCGCATCGCCTCCTACGCCGCCGACGTCAACAAAAGCGTCTCCGACATCGACCGCAGCACCGCTTACGCCAAGACGTCGCAGCAGTGCTACCAGAACGCGTTCAGCAAACTGGTTGCCGACCGCAAGGCCAAGACCGTCAACGACACCGAAGGCCGCAAGCGCCTGGCGGAAATCGTCGCTGGCCTGAAAGAGTCGAACGACCTGATTGTCGCGGTCAACGGCAAGGCCTCGGAAGATCTGAACAACTACACCCAGGCCTATGAAAAAGACCTGCAGCAGGTGGGTGTGCAGCGTACTGACGTGGTGACTGTGGCCACTGCTGATACCACGCCGGTCGTGGCCCAGACCACCAACAAGAAAAAGAACAAGATCGTGCAGCCGGCCAAGAAGAAAGACTTGCCAGTCGTGCCGAAAGAAGCGGTGACCACCGAGAAAACCCTGCAGACCGCCAAGGCCAAGCAGGATGAGAGCAAGCAGGTTGCCAGCGCGGGTACCACTCAGGTCAATAGCATGTGCAAGAACCCGGACCTGGGTGACTGGGCACCGGTTCCTTGCCCGAATGTTTGA
- a CDS encoding serine/threonine-protein kinase, with protein sequence MSLTLNIVIPGYDIEGPIGEGAMASVYLATQRSLERKVALKVMAAALAADPTFCERFLREGKTLARLSHPHTVTIHDIGNVGELYYMAMEYLPNGTLKERIAAGLTPEQGLTYIRQIASALGYAHGLGLVHRDVKPANILFRADGTAVLSDFGIAKSLDDRTQFTQAGFAVGTPSYMSPEQARGQDIDGRADLYALGVVLYEILVGKLPYTGNDALSTALAHLTEPLPELPVHHGRYQDVLRKLLAKDPAERFPDAAALLRALDNLPDESAEATLIRPLSLQLPETPKPVGDLAGLTPMSIDIPSGPAYSPPPPQSQPKPVAPPIKPTVQSSVSEQRKGPVFALAAVAVAVALALGGAGYWWLSGDDGKAVKTPVATTTSVKPPEVKPPQAPEVPAVKPPVVPAAQPPVATEADGGQRPLLMAGKKTLFQRVLSKPGAKLADAPGAAPGKALPAFSVLYVYQRKDVDGGSWVRVGAATDGRSDGWLPAAQVSDWKQSLVLKFTERSGRAPVMFLRQPGDVEKLLANPSASKNVLLKAQQSPQEDQQVLALEPAASAVPQSQFYLLPIFDSRESLDENGQPVQLLNVASIDPGNTPKASSNTPITTANADAFRTAVVLVVDTTVSMQPYIDQVRDVVHELQTRIAERGELDSVSFGMVGFRSSIKKTPGLEYVAKTLITLEQGRDPQRFMELARQVKASTVSSHSFNEDAFAGVMEAVEGMDWSGYGGRLILLVTDAGALRKNDPFAATQMNEAEVRQAALGKQIKIYALHLLSDAGKKTHAGAQSQYRTLTADANPQIGDLYIPVPGADVRKFGERVDEIGSVFADLVHQVRSNKAQSVPLLSAAPSLADKSAAVGYAMHMDFLGRKSASQAPQLVSAWTADRDLTNPALPAFQVCVMLTKLQLNDLQQSLKLIVDAARKTQSSPKDFFQEIASASAYMSRDPSALRKGGNLADGGILGEYLEGLPYRSKSLNMTQDLWLSLSVAEQEDFIDELDSKIRLYETFHNDLANWVRFGDAEPGDALYRVPLSTLP encoded by the coding sequence ATGAGCTTGACCCTGAACATTGTCATCCCCGGCTACGACATCGAAGGGCCGATCGGTGAAGGCGCGATGGCCAGCGTGTACCTGGCGACCCAGCGTTCGCTGGAACGCAAGGTGGCGTTGAAAGTGATGGCCGCCGCGCTGGCCGCCGACCCGACCTTCTGCGAGCGTTTCCTGCGCGAAGGCAAGACCCTGGCGCGCCTGTCGCACCCGCACACCGTCACCATCCATGACATCGGTAACGTCGGTGAGCTGTATTACATGGCGATGGAGTACCTGCCCAACGGCACGCTCAAGGAACGCATCGCCGCGGGCCTGACGCCGGAGCAGGGCCTGACCTACATCCGCCAGATCGCCTCGGCCCTGGGCTATGCCCACGGCTTGGGCCTGGTGCACCGTGACGTCAAGCCGGCCAACATCCTGTTCCGCGCCGATGGCACGGCGGTGCTCTCGGACTTCGGTATCGCCAAGTCCCTGGACGACCGCACCCAATTTACCCAGGCCGGTTTTGCGGTCGGCACGCCCAGCTACATGAGCCCGGAACAGGCCCGTGGGCAGGATATCGATGGCCGCGCCGACCTGTACGCCCTGGGCGTGGTGCTCTACGAAATCCTTGTCGGCAAACTGCCGTATACCGGCAACGATGCACTGTCCACGGCCCTGGCGCACCTGACCGAACCGCTGCCGGAACTGCCGGTGCACCACGGCCGTTACCAGGACGTGCTGCGCAAGCTGCTGGCGAAGGATCCGGCGGAGCGTTTCCCGGATGCGGCGGCGTTGCTGCGGGCGCTGGATAACCTGCCAGACGAGTCGGCGGAAGCGACGTTGATTCGGCCGTTGTCGTTGCAACTGCCGGAGACGCCGAAACCGGTGGGCGACTTGGCGGGTTTGACGCCCATGTCCATCGACATTCCCAGCGGCCCGGCTTATTCACCACCGCCGCCACAATCGCAGCCCAAGCCCGTTGCGCCGCCGATAAAACCGACGGTTCAATCCTCGGTGTCGGAGCAACGCAAGGGCCCGGTGTTCGCCCTGGCCGCCGTTGCGGTCGCCGTGGCGCTGGCGTTGGGTGGCGCGGGTTATTGGTGGTTGTCCGGTGATGACGGCAAAGCAGTGAAGACGCCAGTGGCCACCACCACCTCGGTCAAGCCACCGGAAGTGAAGCCGCCGCAGGCCCCGGAAGTACCAGCGGTCAAACCACCTGTTGTCCCTGCGGCTCAGCCACCCGTGGCGACCGAGGCTGATGGCGGCCAGCGTCCGCTGTTGATGGCGGGCAAGAAAACCCTGTTCCAGCGCGTGCTCAGCAAACCGGGGGCGAAGCTCGCCGACGCGCCGGGCGCGGCACCGGGCAAGGCACTGCCGGCGTTTTCCGTGCTGTACGTGTATCAGCGCAAGGACGTCGACGGCGGTTCGTGGGTACGGGTCGGTGCGGCCACTGACGGGCGCAGCGACGGCTGGTTGCCCGCCGCCCAGGTCAGCGACTGGAAGCAAAGCCTGGTGCTCAAGTTCACCGAACGTTCTGGCCGTGCGCCCGTGATGTTCCTGCGTCAGCCAGGCGACGTGGAAAAGCTCCTGGCTAACCCATCGGCGTCCAAGAACGTGTTGCTCAAGGCCCAGCAGAGCCCGCAGGAGGACCAGCAAGTACTGGCCCTGGAGCCGGCCGCCAGTGCCGTGCCGCAAAGCCAGTTCTACCTGTTGCCGATCTTCGATTCCCGCGAGAGCCTCGATGAGAACGGCCAGCCGGTGCAGTTGCTGAATGTGGCGTCGATCGATCCGGGCAACACCCCCAAGGCGTCGAGCAACACGCCGATCACCACCGCCAACGCCGACGCGTTCCGCACCGCCGTGGTGCTGGTAGTGGACACTACGGTGTCGATGCAGCCTTACATCGACCAGGTGCGCGACGTGGTCCACGAGCTGCAAACCCGCATTGCCGAGCGCGGCGAGTTGGACAGCGTCAGCTTCGGCATGGTGGGGTTCCGCAGCAGCATCAAGAAAACCCCGGGCCTGGAATACGTCGCCAAGACCTTGATCACCCTGGAGCAGGGCCGCGACCCGCAACGCTTCATGGAACTGGCGCGTCAGGTCAAGGCATCGACGGTGTCGAGCCATTCGTTCAACGAAGATGCGTTTGCCGGGGTCATGGAAGCCGTCGAAGGCATGGACTGGTCCGGGTACGGCGGGCGTTTGATCCTGTTGGTCACCGACGCCGGGGCCCTGCGCAAGAACGACCCGTTTGCCGCCACGCAAATGAACGAGGCCGAAGTGCGCCAGGCCGCACTGGGCAAGCAGATCAAGATCTACGCCTTGCACCTGCTCAGCGACGCCGGCAAGAAAACCCATGCCGGCGCCCAGAGCCAATACCGCACCCTGACCGCCGACGCCAACCCGCAGATCGGCGATCTGTACATTCCGGTGCCGGGCGCCGATGTGCGCAAGTTCGGCGAGCGCGTCGACGAGATCGGTTCGGTGTTTGCCGACCTGGTGCATCAGGTGCGCAGCAACAAGGCGCAAAGCGTGCCGCTGTTGAGCGCAGCGCCGAGTCTGGCGGATAAATCGGCGGCGGTCGGCTATGCGATGCACATGGACTTTTTGGGGCGCAAATCCGCCAGCCAGGCGCCGCAACTGGTCAGCGCCTGGACCGCCGACCGCGACCTGACCAACCCGGCGCTGCCGGCGTTCCAGGTGTGCGTGATGCTGACCAAGCTGCAACTCAACGACCTGCAGCAATCGCTGAAGCTGATCGTCGACGCGGCCCGCAAGACCCAGAGTTCGCCCAAGGACTTCTTCCAGGAAATCGCCAGCGCCAGCGCCTACATGAGCCGCGACCCGTCGGCCCTGCGCAAGGGCGGCAACCTGGCCGACGGCGGGATTCTGGGCGAGTACCTGGAAGGGCTGCCGTACCGCAGCAAGTCGCTGAACATGACCCAGGATCTGTGGCTGTCGTTGAGCGTGGCCGAGCAGGAAGACTTCATCGACGAGCTGGATTCGAAAATCCGCCTCTACGAAACCTTCCACAACGACCTGGCGAACTGGGTGCGTTTCGGCGATGCCGAGCCGGGTGATGCCTTGTACCGTGTTCCGTTGTCGACGCTGCCGTGA
- a CDS encoding ABC transporter permease, with amino-acid sequence MRGALVASLAWQDYRNDAWLSACSVLALVAVVAPLLVLFGLKFGLVSSLTERLQNDPATREIIPLGGGRFSAEFIEQLSQRGDVAFALPRTRQIAATADLSSDASVVTVEMIPTAANDPLFEHLPVPQGLDQVVLSQTAAEKLGAKAGDWVQASFGRQVAGRSEAQRTRVQVLHVLPLEAFARDGLFAPLALLEAAEDYRDGRAVPAFGWPGDAVSVAGQRVYPAFRLYARSLGDVEPLRRYFAGQNLLVSTQAQTIAQVQSLSRNLSIVFWIIAGLALAGAFAAIFAGALAAVERKRRELSVLRLLGVSTAALLLFVVLQALYSATFAALLSAGLYGLAQSGLNYLFAQMPGEYASHLLVRHYTLALVAVLGVSAVAAACGGWRVARIQACEGIRDV; translated from the coding sequence ATGCGTGGCGCGCTGGTGGCTTCCCTGGCCTGGCAGGATTACCGCAACGATGCCTGGCTGTCGGCCTGCTCGGTGCTCGCGCTGGTGGCCGTGGTGGCGCCGCTGCTGGTGTTGTTCGGCCTGAAGTTCGGCCTGGTCAGCAGCCTGACCGAGCGCTTGCAGAACGACCCGGCCACCCGCGAAATCATCCCCTTGGGCGGCGGTCGCTTCAGTGCCGAATTCATCGAGCAGTTGAGCCAGCGCGGCGACGTGGCCTTTGCCTTGCCGCGCACCCGGCAAATCGCCGCCACGGCGGATTTGAGCAGCGATGCTTCGGTTGTCACGGTCGAGATGATTCCCACCGCGGCCAACGATCCCTTGTTCGAGCATTTGCCGGTGCCGCAAGGCCTGGATCAAGTGGTGCTCAGCCAGACCGCCGCTGAAAAGCTCGGCGCCAAGGCCGGCGATTGGGTGCAGGCCAGTTTCGGTCGGCAGGTGGCCGGTCGCAGCGAGGCGCAGCGCACTCGCGTGCAGGTATTGCATGTGCTGCCCCTGGAAGCCTTCGCCCGCGACGGTCTGTTTGCACCCCTGGCCTTGCTGGAGGCCGCCGAGGATTACCGCGATGGCCGTGCCGTGCCTGCGTTCGGCTGGCCGGGCGATGCGGTGAGTGTGGCCGGGCAACGGGTCTACCCGGCGTTTCGTTTGTATGCCCGCAGCCTCGGCGACGTCGAGCCGCTGCGGCGGTATTTTGCTGGGCAGAACCTGCTGGTCTCGACCCAGGCCCAGACCATCGCACAAGTGCAATCGCTGAGCCGCAATCTGTCGATCGTGTTCTGGATCATCGCCGGGTTGGCCTTGGCCGGTGCGTTCGCGGCGATCTTTGCCGGCGCCCTGGCGGCGGTCGAGCGTAAGCGCCGGGAGTTGTCGGTGTTGCGCCTGCTGGGGGTTTCCACCGCGGCGCTGTTGCTGTTCGTGGTGTTGCAGGCCCTCTACAGCGCCACGTTCGCGGCCCTGCTGAGTGCCGGCCTGTATGGCCTGGCGCAGTCGGGCCTGAATTATTTATTTGCACAGATGCCCGGCGAATACGCCAGCCATCTGTTGGTGCGTCACTACACTTTGGCCCTGGTGGCCGTGCTCGGCGTCAGCGCCGTCGCGGCGGCTTGTGGTGGCTGGCGGGTGGCGCGCATCCAGGCGTGTGAAGGAATTCGCGATGTATAA
- a CDS encoding formylglycine-generating enzyme family protein, with protein MYKLLGAAVALSLAGLVWADESTDKLDNPKPLPDDVSLPLPCEGQMVFRYVYILAQGTLDDREISLGYPFSEGEAGYQQSFISGYRRDFINGQFTLKDLPKDWNTTITPLMPKTDAKTPLKPMLYFIGKYEVTARQYAQVMAQAQSLASGEPAPACETLQADLPQGVAGRLPKVKLSKFEAERFSAVYSAWLMKYHKDLLPVSGRGTSAEDGGLGFVRLPTEVEWEFAARGGQAVSRQDLEGRLFPRRLEGSESDGPLADWAVFNQVAGGTGQAARLMPIGTKLPNPIGLFDVVGNAAEMVQESFQLVHAGRRQGAYGGFVVKGGNYLEGEGTLFTGMRREYPLFAADGTEQSNETTGFRVAVGALSAPRSRYKELFAQWQKEGRLASLTDAIDDADDPTKRLDSIIAASVDPRLQAELGLVNEELKRNVSLIAQQREEAAGNLIQSSALVAETVNNYNIRLTNLQNSRQAALDAKDEASAQLFATAIDNGRSALDGAVAIYIDNLATGTRYTDAVIQAQFQRIKEELERKPVLGKSLVARATLFVRHVGDYRQQKRADPAAILKELLASNAQRS; from the coding sequence ATGTATAAGTTATTGGGCGCCGCCGTGGCGCTGAGCCTGGCCGGTTTGGTCTGGGCTGATGAAAGCACGGACAAACTGGACAACCCCAAGCCGTTGCCCGACGACGTCAGCCTGCCGCTGCCGTGCGAAGGCCAGATGGTGTTCCGCTACGTCTACATCCTCGCCCAGGGCACCCTGGACGACCGTGAGATCAGCCTCGGTTATCCGTTCAGCGAAGGCGAGGCGGGTTACCAGCAGTCGTTCATTTCCGGCTACCGGCGCGACTTCATCAACGGCCAGTTCACCCTCAAGGACTTGCCCAAGGACTGGAACACCACCATCACGCCGTTGATGCCCAAGACCGACGCCAAGACGCCGCTCAAGCCGATGCTGTACTTCATCGGCAAGTACGAGGTCACGGCCCGGCAGTACGCCCAAGTCATGGCCCAGGCGCAATCGCTGGCCAGCGGCGAACCGGCCCCGGCCTGCGAAACCTTGCAAGCCGATTTGCCCCAAGGCGTGGCCGGGCGTTTGCCCAAGGTGAAACTGTCGAAATTCGAGGCCGAGCGTTTCTCGGCGGTGTACAGCGCCTGGCTGATGAAGTACCACAAGGACCTGCTGCCGGTGAGCGGTCGCGGCACCTCCGCCGAAGACGGCGGGCTGGGTTTCGTGCGCTTGCCGACGGAAGTCGAATGGGAATTCGCCGCCCGCGGCGGCCAGGCCGTGAGCCGTCAGGACTTGGAAGGGCGCCTGTTTCCGCGGCGCCTGGAAGGCAGTGAAAGCGACGGGCCGCTGGCCGATTGGGCGGTGTTCAACCAGGTCGCCGGCGGCACTGGCCAGGCAGCGCGGCTGATGCCCATCGGCACCAAGTTGCCGAACCCTATCGGTTTGTTTGACGTGGTGGGCAACGCCGCCGAGATGGTCCAGGAATCCTTCCAGTTGGTGCACGCCGGTCGCCGCCAGGGCGCCTATGGCGGCTTCGTGGTCAAGGGCGGCAACTACCTGGAAGGCGAGGGCACGCTGTTCACCGGCATGCGCCGCGAGTACCCGTTGTTCGCCGCCGACGGCACTGAGCAAAGCAACGAAACCACCGGTTTTCGCGTGGCCGTCGGCGCCTTGTCGGCGCCACGTTCGCGCTACAAGGAATTGTTTGCCCAGTGGCAAAAAGAAGGCCGGCTCGCGTCGCTGACCGATGCCATCGACGACGCCGACGACCCGACCAAGCGCCTGGACAGCATCATCGCCGCCAGCGTCGATCCGCGCCTGCAAGCCGAACTGGGCCTGGTCAACGAAGAACTCAAGCGCAACGTCTCGCTCATCGCCCAGCAGCGCGAGGAAGCGGCAGGCAACCTGATCCAGTCGTCAGCCTTGGTGGCCGAGACCGTCAACAACTACAACATCCGCCTGACCAATCTGCAGAACAGCCGGCAAGCCGCGTTGGACGCCAAGGACGAGGCCAGCGCCCAGCTGTTTGCCACAGCCATCGACAATGGTCGCAGCGCCTTGGACGGCGCGGTGGCGATTTACATCGACAACCTGGCCACCGGCACGCGTTACACCGATGCGGTGATCCAGGCGCAGTTCCAGCGCATCAAGGAAGAATTGGAGCGCAAGCCGGTCCTAGGCAAGAGCCTGGTGGCGCGTGCAACGTTATTCGTTCGTCATGTCGGGGATTATCGTCAGCAAAAACGAGCCGACCCGGCGGCGATATTGAAGGAATTGCTCGCATCGAACGCTCAGCGGTCTTGA
- a CDS encoding ABC transporter ATP-binding protein, with protein MLNMSAVHKSRGAGSQRYSLVIPRLHLRGGEQLAVVGPSGCGKSTLLDLLALVLAPDQAGRFDFTPANTPLDIAKLWRGSQQGTLAELRSRHLGYVLQTGGLLGFLDVRGNIELSRKLLGLKDDGSVTRLAGQLDIADQLDKKLADLSVGQRQRVSCARALAHGPRLLLADEPTAALDPLNAERVMQLLVAQAREHGVCCVVATHDETLARASGLQVRRISCRRDDDGGVTATLGEAC; from the coding sequence ATGCTGAACATGAGCGCGGTGCACAAAAGCCGGGGCGCTGGTAGTCAGCGCTACAGCCTGGTGATTCCACGGCTGCACTTGCGCGGCGGTGAACAACTGGCGGTGGTCGGTCCCAGCGGTTGCGGCAAGAGTACGTTGCTGGACCTGCTGGCGCTGGTTTTGGCACCGGATCAGGCCGGGCGCTTCGACTTCACGCCCGCCAACACACCGCTGGACATCGCCAAATTGTGGCGTGGGTCGCAACAAGGCACCTTGGCCGAGCTGCGCAGTCGTCACCTGGGTTATGTTCTGCAAACCGGCGGCCTGTTGGGCTTCCTGGACGTGCGCGGCAACATTGAGTTGTCGCGAAAACTGTTGGGTTTGAAGGATGACGGCAGCGTGACGCGCCTGGCTGGGCAGTTGGATATTGCCGATCAACTGGACAAAAAACTGGCGGACTTGTCCGTCGGCCAGCGCCAGCGAGTCAGTTGCGCCCGCGCTCTGGCCCATGGCCCGCGCCTGCTGCTGGCCGATGAACCGACCGCCGCCCTCGACCCGCTGAACGCCGAGCGCGTCATGCAGTTGCTGGTGGCCCAGGCCCGTGAACACGGTGTGTGCTGTGTCGTCGCCACCCACGACGAAACGCTGGCCCGCGCCAGCGGTTTGCAGGTGCGGCGCATCAGTTGCCGGCGCGACGACGACGGCGGTGTCACCGCCACCCTTGGGGAGGCTTGCTGA